The Lycium ferocissimum isolate CSIRO_LF1 unplaced genomic scaffold, AGI_CSIRO_Lferr_CH_V1 ctg1402, whole genome shotgun sequence genome has a segment encoding these proteins:
- the LOC132042202 gene encoding lipid phosphate phosphatase delta, producing the protein MESIPIPIPIPIPVLLLCGIGTWVVLSSIFNVTLKIRSFTQPWVSRYVVSTTPITLRIQKYHNKYLDALCSGLSCVVSVPFYTAFLPLLFWSGHCKLARQMTLLMALCDYIGNCIKDLVCAPRPSSPPVRRVTASKEEKENSLEYGLPSSHTLNTVCLSGFLLHYILSYTQNDDAITGLAIVSFFVFLIALGRIYLGMHSLIDIVGGLAFGLAILAFWLSVHKYVDDFIVSGQNVSSFWAVLSFLLLFAYPIPELPTPSFEFHTAFNGVALGIVIGVQQTYHQFHHESVPRVFTPHLTVAAFLGRMIVGYPTILLMRFCSKALAKWMLPMLANALGIPVRSTIYVPSLSISASAKKSDEIKQAGYIQKLFFFSRQDSFEVDTGIRLFQYAGLAWSVVDLVPSLFSHLNL; encoded by the exons ATGGAGAGCATCCCAATCCCAATCCCAATCCCAATCCCAGTATTGTTGTTGTGCGGAATTGGTACATGGGTTGTTCTATCTTCAATCTTTAATGTCACCCTAAAGATTAGATCTTTTACTCAACCATGGGTCTCTCGCTATGTTGTTTCTACCACTCCCATTACTTTAAGGATCCAG aaatatcacaacaaatATTTGGATGCCTTGTGTTCTGGCCTTTCTTGTGTTGTTTCTGTGCCTTTCTACACTGCTTTCCTTCCCTTGCTATTCTGGAGTGGGCATTGCAAATTGGCTAGACAGATGACCCTATTGATGGCCTTGTGTGATTATATTGGTAACTGTATAAAG GATCTGGTATGTGCTCCTAGACCGAGTTCACCACCTGTTAGGAGAGTAACTGCatccaaagaagagaaagaaaattctTTGGAATATGGACTTCCTTCTTCACACACCCTCAACACTGTCTGCCTCTCTGG GTTCCTTCTTCACTACATCTTATCCTACACACAAAATGATGATGCCATTACTGGATTAGCCATCGTTTCTTTCTTTGTCTTCTTGATTGCACTAG GAAGAATATATCTGGGAATGCACAGCTTGATTGACATCGTTGGCGGTCTAGCTTTCGGATTGGCAATCCTCGCATTCTGGCTTTCTGTTCACAAATACGTAGATGATTTCATAGTTTCGGGGCAAAATG TTTCATCATTCTGGGCTGTGCTTAGCTTCTTGTTGCTCTTTGCTTACCCTATACCGGAGCTTCCAACTCCAAGTTTTGAGTTCCATACAGCCTTCAATGGGGTGGCATTGGGAATT GTAATTGGTGTCCAGCAGACGTATCATCAGTTCCACCATGAGAGCGTACCCCGTGTCTTCACTCCCCATCTTACCGTTGCTGCATTTTTGGGAAGAATGATAGTAGGGTATCCAACAATACTCCTCATGAGGTTCTGCAGCAAGGCTCTTGCCAAATGGATGCTTCCCATGCTTGCCAATGCATTGGGCATCCCAGTGAGATCAACCATCTACGTCCCATCACTAAGCATTTCAGCTTCCGCTAAAAAGTCAGATGAAATAAAGCAAGCAGGCTATATTCAAAAGCTATTCTTTTTCTCCCGGCAGGACTCGTTCGAAGTCGATACTGGTATTAGGCTCTTTCAGTACGCTGGTCTTGCTTGGTCTGTGGTGGATCTTGTGCCTTCTCTATTCTCTCACCTGAACCTATGA
- the LOC132042201 gene encoding fatty acyl-CoA reductase 2, chloroplastic-like, with protein MEAMSTLSCSSVISKTVMKLSKNCKWCPPKKVDNMVYCQSSGTNAIKSGNASSVITERSSDHSTALGSLVLTPNGSSQAEIKVKDLVPYGQSRHDDDGIGITNFLRGKAFLITGATGFLGKVLIEKILRTAPDVNKIFILIKAKNKQVAMQRLKNEILSADIFNRLKQVHGKSYQTFMLSKLVPVVGNVCESNLGIDEDTANMMAKEIDVIVNSAANTTFDERYDIALDINTGGPSRLMNFAKQCHNLKLFLQVSTAYVNGQRQGRIMEKPFCIGDSIAREKVDHNSFPSLNVEDEIKLVLESKQALEDNSVAQKMKEIGLQRANKFGWQDTYVFTKAMGEMMIDRMRGDIPVVIIRPSVIESTYKEPFPGWMEGSRMMDPIILYYGKGQLTGFLVDPNGVLDVVPADMVVNATLAAMAKHGTEGKPASSNVYQVASSAVNPLVFKDLARMLFDHFNCSPYIDSKGRPIHVPKMSLLRSMEDLSSHLWRDAINRSGLTDLADPNGNLSRKLENICRKSVEQAKYLANIYEPYTFYGGRFDNSNTQRLMECMSKEERWQFGFDVESIDWKDYISSVHIPGLRKHVMKGRGSCS; from the exons ATGGAGGCTATGAGTACTCTAAGTTGTTCCTCTGTTATATCAAAAACTGTTATGAAATTGTCTAAGAATTGCAAATGGTGCCCTCCCAAGAAGGTTGACAACATGGTATATTGCCAAAGTAGTGGTACAAATGCAATAAAATCTGGTAATGCTTCTTCTGTAATAACTGAGAGATCATCGGATCATAGCACAGCTTTAGGAAGTTTGGTTTTGACTCCAAACGGTAGCAGCCAGGCTGAAATTAAGGTGAAGGATTTGGTGCCTTATGGTCAGTCAAGGCATGATGATGATGGTATAGGCATTACCAATTTTCTGAGAGGCAAAGCATTTCTCATTACTGGTGCAACTGGTTTTCTGGGAAAAG TTCTAATTGAGAAGATCTTAAGGACAGCACCTGATGTGAACAAAATATTCATCTTGATCAAGGCAAAGAACAAACAAGTTGCTATGCAGAGATTGAAGAATGAA atCCTCAGTGCTGATATATTCAATCGCCTCAAACAAGTCCATGGGAAATCATATCAGACTTTCATGTTGAGCAAGTTGGTACCTGTGGTAGGAAATGTTTGTGAATCTAATCTTGGAATTGATGAAGATACAGCCAACATGATGGCGAAAGAGATTGACGTAATTGTAAATTCTGCTGCTAATACCACTTTTGATGAAAG GTATGATATTGCACTTGATATAAATACTGGAGGACCTAGCCGCCTTATGAACTTTGCAAAACAATGTCACAACCTTAAACTCTTTCTTCAAGTATCCACAG CGTATGTTAATGGACAGCGACAAGGTAGAATTATGGAAAAGCCATTCTGCATTGGAGACAGTATAGCAAGGGAGAAAGTCGATCACAACTCTTTCCCCTCTTTGAATGTAGAAGATGAAATAAAGTTAGTTTTGGAGTCTAAACAAGCTTTAGAAGATAATTCAGTGGCtcagaaaatgaaagaaattggTTTACAGAG AGCAAACAAATTTGGGTGGCAAGACACATATGTATTCACAAAGGCAATGGGAGAGATGATGATAGACAGGATGAGAGGTGATATTCCGGTAGTAATTATTAGACCAAGTGTGATTGAGAGCACCTACAAGGAACCATTTCCTGGATGGATGGAAGGGAGCAG GATGATGGATCCAATCATCTTGTACTATGGTAAAGGGCAGCTCACAGGGTTTCTTGTAGACCCTAATGGAGTTCTTGATGTG GTTCCAGCTGACATGGTTGTGAATGCAACCTTGGCAGCCATGGCAAAACATGGGACAGAAGGAAAACCAGCAAGTAGTAATGTTTACCAGGTTGCTTCATCTGCTGTAAATCCATTAGTCTTCAAGGACCTGGCCAGAATGCTATTTGATCACTTCAATTGTTCACCCTACATTGATTCCAAAGGAAGACCAATTCATGTTCCAAAAATGTCTCTGCTCAGATCCATGGAGGACTTGTCATCCCACCTATGGCGAGACGCCATTAACAGAAGTGGCCTAACAGATTTGGCTGATCCAAATGGAAACTTGTCCAGAAAACTTGAGAACATCTGTAGGAAGTCAGTGGAGCAAGCCAAGTACTTGGCTAATATTTATGAACCCTACACTTTTTAtggaggaag ATTCGACAACAGCAATACTCAGAGGTTGATGGAATGCATGTctaaagaagaaagatggcaATTTGGATTTGATGTAGAGAGCATAGATTGGAAAGATTACATCTCTAGTGTCCACATTCCAGGGCTAAGGAAGCATGTGATGAAAGGAAGAGGATCATGCAGTTAA